A genomic region of Gemmata massiliana contains the following coding sequences:
- a CDS encoding DUF1592 domain-containing protein, whose protein sequence is MTTRVFRARLTCALGTLVALGAFVFVRDQQPMAAQEPKPDAKPADYATAVQPVIKKYCLNCHSTKAKKGSLDLERFASADDIRKDVKVWLGIIEQIEAGEMPPKEKPQPSADEKKHLLAWIRGFLDAEAKARSGDPGFVPLRRLSNAEYNYTIRDLTGVDLQPTREFPADGAAGEGFTNAAEALTDISPALLTKYLNASKDIADRVVLLPDGFRFSPAKTRRDWTDEGTAALRAFYATHADGEGKLPVQPYLLATVRHRESLRAGKFAEVAAREKLNAKYLTALWGALTDKMPSQPLDSIRAKWRWAAEKDVPALTAEVVAVQTALWRTSRIGSYIQARWGESAGGYIESLARQVSVDPPAVDSIPLRLGLKPTPGQSEVTAYLSAQEAGTGGSVVWARPRFEAPGKPALLLRDYADFGPTFEVDYPSMFVNSGKYLTAAVELANDKSLTAESAAKKHGLDPAFLKRWSEVLAVEPFARDATSIGRVVPAVSLTLLEEPTPKNDARPAINGWKKKGTDLPVLVTNSSDKVEEIPGRIPAKGVGVHPMPKEFVAVVWTAPATMTVNIGAKIVHAHPACGNGVAWWIEHRRGTRAAVIAEGAVDLGGTAELASKVIDVEKGDLVLLAVDAKDENHVCDMTAIEFSLTETAKAKRVWNLAADIATTVQTGNPHADRLGNKDVWSFVRGPSRALGKGISNVIPPASLLGKWREVASVPDRKDEAAKLAGEVQKLLSAKRPAQEKSPDRVLYDNLVSVESTLFAGVDVSKLGRRSSAAFALPKDKFTNENIIGSANAVVEIKLPAALFAGREFVVDAKLGDTAGDRLVSPRVATTPPGPSTRGDGPLLGSATSAAYKQLVAGHNEFRRIFPLYICFPQVVPTDEVVSLKMFHREDEPLVRLFLTDEQSRHLTRLWVEQRFVSRQAVAEYDYLPQFMGFTTQDTPKEFQQFFIDRKPLFKKLADDCIKDEEAAAPKQLDALLRFAARAYRRPLQETEKNDLLALYKAIRAKGTTHEEAFRGVLSRVLVAPAFLFRVEAAPKGKEPGLVSDWELATRLSYFLWSSAPDEELRAVAASGKLRDPKVFAIQVQRMLNDAKTRSLAIEFGTQWIHVRGFDELKEKNEKLFPMFTPELRKAIYEESILFFQDLFQNDRTVTSVIDADHTYLNETLAKHYGIPDVTGPQWRKVDGVRKYGRGGILGLASVQTKEAGASRTSPVLRGNWVVETLLGEKLPRPPANVPQLPEEEGADKLTVRQMVEKHAKVPECAVCHVRIDAFGFAMEKYDPIGRLREKDLGGRAIDTHAKLKDGTEFEGIDGLRTYLLAKKKDVVVRLFCKRLLGYALGRSVTLSDTALIDEMVTEVTKNNGKVSAAVRVIVNSPQFRMVRGSEFGE, encoded by the coding sequence ATGACGACACGGGTATTCCGCGCTCGGCTCACGTGCGCGCTGGGAACGTTGGTCGCCTTGGGCGCGTTCGTGTTCGTGCGCGATCAGCAACCGATGGCCGCGCAAGAGCCGAAGCCGGACGCGAAGCCCGCCGACTACGCGACTGCGGTCCAGCCGGTCATCAAGAAATACTGCCTCAACTGCCATTCCACGAAGGCGAAGAAGGGCAGCCTCGACCTCGAACGGTTCGCGAGCGCCGACGACATCCGGAAGGACGTGAAGGTGTGGCTCGGGATCATCGAGCAAATCGAAGCCGGCGAGATGCCGCCCAAAGAGAAACCGCAGCCGAGTGCGGACGAGAAGAAACACCTGCTCGCGTGGATTCGCGGGTTCCTCGATGCCGAAGCCAAAGCACGGTCCGGTGACCCCGGGTTCGTTCCGCTCCGGCGCCTGAGTAACGCCGAGTACAACTACACAATTCGCGATCTCACCGGCGTCGATCTCCAACCGACGCGCGAGTTCCCCGCCGACGGCGCTGCGGGCGAGGGCTTCACCAACGCCGCCGAAGCTCTCACAGACATTTCGCCCGCGCTACTCACCAAGTACCTCAACGCCTCGAAGGACATCGCGGACCGCGTGGTACTGCTTCCGGACGGGTTCCGCTTCTCCCCCGCGAAAACGCGACGCGACTGGACCGATGAGGGAACCGCCGCGCTGCGCGCGTTCTACGCGACACACGCGGACGGCGAGGGCAAACTTCCTGTTCAGCCGTACTTGCTCGCCACGGTGCGCCACCGCGAATCTCTCCGTGCGGGCAAGTTCGCGGAGGTCGCCGCCAGGGAGAAGTTGAACGCGAAGTACCTCACTGCGCTGTGGGGGGCGTTGACCGACAAGATGCCTTCTCAACCGCTCGATTCGATTCGGGCGAAGTGGCGCTGGGCCGCGGAAAAGGACGTGCCCGCACTCACGGCCGAAGTTGTTGCGGTGCAGACCGCGCTGTGGCGAACGAGTCGCATCGGGAGCTACATCCAGGCGCGTTGGGGAGAATCCGCGGGCGGCTATATCGAGAGCCTGGCGCGACAGGTGTCTGTCGATCCGCCGGCCGTGGATTCGATTCCACTGCGGCTCGGGTTAAAGCCGACTCCGGGGCAATCGGAGGTGACGGCTTACCTCTCCGCGCAAGAGGCGGGAACCGGTGGGTCGGTTGTGTGGGCGCGCCCGCGGTTCGAGGCTCCTGGCAAGCCGGCTCTGCTGCTCCGAGACTACGCCGATTTCGGCCCCACGTTCGAGGTCGATTACCCGTCTATGTTCGTCAACAGCGGAAAGTACCTCACCGCTGCGGTGGAACTCGCCAACGACAAGTCGCTGACGGCCGAGAGTGCTGCGAAGAAACATGGACTCGATCCGGCGTTTTTGAAGCGCTGGAGTGAAGTGTTGGCGGTCGAACCGTTCGCACGGGACGCCACGAGCATCGGTCGGGTCGTGCCCGCGGTTTCGCTGACGTTGCTCGAAGAGCCGACACCAAAGAACGACGCGCGCCCCGCAATTAACGGCTGGAAGAAGAAGGGCACCGACCTGCCGGTGTTGGTGACGAACTCTTCGGACAAGGTAGAAGAGATCCCCGGGCGCATTCCCGCGAAGGGTGTCGGTGTTCACCCGATGCCGAAGGAGTTCGTCGCGGTGGTGTGGACCGCTCCGGCCACTATGACTGTGAACATCGGCGCGAAGATCGTTCACGCGCACCCGGCATGTGGTAACGGCGTGGCGTGGTGGATCGAACACCGGCGTGGTACCCGGGCGGCCGTGATCGCGGAAGGGGCGGTGGATCTGGGCGGCACCGCAGAGCTGGCCTCGAAGGTGATTGACGTCGAGAAGGGCGATCTAGTCCTACTCGCGGTGGACGCGAAGGACGAGAACCACGTCTGCGACATGACCGCGATTGAGTTCTCGCTCACCGAAACCGCAAAGGCCAAGCGCGTGTGGAATCTTGCCGCCGACATCGCAACGACAGTGCAAACCGGCAACCCGCACGCGGACCGGCTCGGGAACAAGGACGTGTGGAGTTTCGTGCGCGGGCCGTCGCGCGCGCTCGGTAAGGGAATCAGCAATGTGATTCCGCCCGCATCGCTGCTGGGTAAGTGGCGCGAGGTCGCGTCGGTGCCGGATCGCAAGGACGAGGCCGCGAAGCTCGCGGGAGAGGTGCAGAAGTTGCTTTCGGCCAAGCGCCCCGCACAGGAGAAGTCGCCAGACCGCGTGCTGTACGACAATCTCGTTTCAGTCGAGAGCACGCTGTTCGCTGGCGTCGATGTGTCGAAGCTGGGCCGCCGGAGCAGTGCCGCATTTGCGCTGCCGAAAGACAAATTCACCAACGAAAACATCATCGGCTCCGCGAACGCTGTGGTGGAAATCAAACTCCCGGCCGCGCTGTTCGCCGGGCGCGAGTTCGTCGTGGACGCGAAGCTCGGAGATACTGCGGGTGACCGATTGGTGAGCCCCCGCGTCGCGACTACTCCGCCCGGTCCGAGCACGCGCGGGGACGGCCCGCTCCTCGGCTCTGCGACCAGCGCCGCGTACAAGCAACTCGTCGCGGGACACAACGAATTCCGACGCATATTCCCGCTCTACATTTGCTTCCCGCAAGTCGTGCCGACAGATGAGGTCGTGTCGCTGAAGATGTTCCACCGCGAGGACGAACCGCTCGTTCGGCTGTTCCTCACGGACGAACAGTCGCGGCACCTTACCCGACTGTGGGTCGAACAGCGGTTCGTGAGCCGCCAGGCGGTCGCGGAGTACGACTACCTGCCGCAATTCATGGGCTTCACCACGCAGGACACGCCGAAGGAGTTTCAGCAGTTCTTCATTGATCGCAAACCGCTGTTCAAGAAACTGGCGGACGACTGCATCAAGGACGAAGAGGCCGCGGCCCCGAAGCAACTCGATGCGCTCCTAAGGTTCGCGGCACGGGCGTACCGGCGACCGCTGCAAGAGACTGAAAAGAACGATCTGCTCGCGCTCTACAAAGCGATTCGTGCGAAGGGCACTACTCACGAAGAGGCGTTCCGCGGGGTGCTGTCGCGCGTGCTGGTGGCGCCGGCGTTCTTGTTCCGGGTCGAGGCTGCGCCGAAGGGCAAGGAACCGGGGTTGGTCAGCGATTGGGAACTCGCGACGCGGCTCTCGTACTTTCTGTGGTCGAGCGCGCCGGACGAGGAACTGCGTGCGGTTGCCGCGTCGGGCAAGCTCCGCGACCCGAAGGTGTTCGCGATCCAGGTTCAGCGCATGTTGAACGACGCTAAAACGCGCTCGCTCGCGATCGAGTTCGGCACCCAGTGGATTCACGTTCGCGGGTTCGACGAACTGAAGGAGAAGAACGAAAAACTGTTCCCAATGTTCACGCCGGAACTGCGAAAAGCGATCTACGAGGAATCGATCCTCTTCTTCCAGGACTTGTTCCAGAACGACCGAACAGTGACGTCCGTTATCGACGCAGACCACACCTACCTCAACGAAACGCTCGCCAAACACTACGGCATCCCGGACGTGACCGGCCCGCAGTGGCGGAAGGTCGATGGCGTGCGGAAGTACGGTCGCGGGGGCATTTTGGGGCTCGCGAGCGTGCAAACGAAAGAGGCGGGGGCATCGCGTACCAGCCCCGTGCTGCGCGGGAACTGGGTCGTTGAGACGCTCCTCGGTGAAAAACTCCCGCGCCCGCCTGCCAACGTGCCCCAACTGCCGGAGGAAGAGGGCGCGGACAAACTCACCGTGCGCCAAATGGTCGAGAAGCACGCGAAAGTCCCGGAGTGCGCGGTCTGCCACGTGCGGATCGATGCGTTCGGCTTCGCGATGGAGAAGTACGACCCGATCGGCCGGTTGCGCGAAAAAGACCTGGGCGGACGCGCCATCGACACGCACGCCAAACTCAAGGACGGTACCGAGTTCGAGGGCATCGACGGGCTGCGAACGTACCTGCTCGCCAAGAAGAAAGACGTGGTGGTGCGGCTGTTCTGCAAGCGGCTCCTCGGGTACGCTTTAGGGCGCTCGGTCACGCTCTCGGACACCGCGCTCATCGACGAAATGGTGACCGAAGTGACCAAGAACAACGGCAAGGTTTCGGCCGCAGTGCGGGTGATCGTGAACAGCCCGCAGTTCCGAATGGTTCGCGGGAGCGAGTTCGGGGAGTAG
- a CDS encoding DUF1552 domain-containing protein: protein MGITQPLSRRSFLRGVGVSMALPWLESVPVWGDDKPKNTASEAPVRFAALFCGNGFHSKEWWAKGEGKNMELGKVLDPLKPHREKLLFLRGLYNEEALIGGIHSCQTGNLLTGAHLAPNGEIKSGISCDQVIAEKTKGQTKVPSLVLGTEPSIAAIHKNYSMIYSSHISWSSATTPTPLELYPALAFDRLFRDEVGKADKSVLDAVREDATSYKNKVSTADQRRLDEYLSSVREVEQRIEQAGKSGRLQGWRPTLDKPDMKRPADGIPQDIDQHMRLMCDILVLAFRTDTTRVCTLKLNNDHSSLRFPHLKVDYMIHHLLSHTDGADWLKVNQFFAQQVAYIAEKLDAVKEGDRTLLDNSMIMFCSSMMTGNHNNDQLPVVMVGRGGGQIKTGRVLDYLGKPNRKMCSLYLSMMEKAGVKLKEFGDSKEKLAEI, encoded by the coding sequence ATGGGCATCACGCAACCCCTCTCCCGGCGCTCGTTCCTTCGCGGTGTCGGCGTGTCGATGGCGCTGCCGTGGCTAGAGTCGGTTCCGGTGTGGGGCGACGACAAGCCCAAGAACACCGCGTCCGAGGCACCGGTGCGGTTCGCGGCACTGTTCTGCGGCAACGGCTTCCACAGTAAGGAGTGGTGGGCGAAGGGCGAAGGCAAGAACATGGAGTTGGGCAAGGTACTCGACCCGCTCAAGCCGCACCGCGAGAAGTTGCTGTTCCTCCGCGGCCTCTACAACGAAGAGGCGCTCATCGGCGGTATCCACAGTTGCCAGACGGGTAACCTGCTCACCGGGGCGCACCTCGCGCCCAACGGCGAGATCAAGTCCGGGATCAGTTGCGACCAGGTCATTGCGGAGAAGACGAAGGGCCAGACGAAGGTGCCGAGCCTCGTACTGGGCACCGAGCCGTCGATCGCGGCGATCCACAAGAACTACTCGATGATCTACAGTTCTCACATCTCGTGGAGTTCTGCCACCACGCCCACGCCGCTGGAACTGTACCCCGCGCTCGCGTTCGACCGCCTGTTCCGCGACGAGGTCGGTAAGGCCGACAAGAGCGTGCTGGACGCGGTGCGCGAGGACGCGACCAGTTACAAGAACAAGGTGAGCACCGCGGACCAGCGCCGGCTGGACGAGTACCTCTCCAGTGTGCGCGAGGTGGAGCAGCGCATCGAGCAGGCCGGGAAGAGCGGCCGGCTCCAGGGCTGGCGCCCCACGCTCGACAAGCCCGACATGAAGCGCCCGGCCGACGGCATCCCGCAGGACATCGACCAGCACATGCGGCTCATGTGCGACATCCTCGTACTCGCGTTCCGCACCGACACGACCCGCGTGTGTACCCTCAAGCTGAACAACGACCACTCGTCGCTCCGGTTCCCGCACCTGAAGGTGGACTACATGATCCACCACCTGCTCTCGCACACGGACGGCGCGGACTGGCTCAAGGTGAACCAGTTCTTCGCGCAGCAGGTCGCGTACATCGCCGAGAAACTGGACGCGGTGAAGGAGGGCGACCGCACGCTGCTCGACAACAGCATGATCATGTTCTGTTCGAGCATGATGACCGGGAACCACAACAATGACCAGTTGCCGGTAGTGATGGTCGGGCGCGGGGGCGGGCAGATCAAAACGGGTCGCGTGCTCGATTACCTCGGCAAGCCGAACCGCAAGATGTGCAGCCTGTACCTCTCCATGATGGAGAAGGCCGGCGTGAAACTGAAAGAGTTCGGCGACTCGAAGGAGAAACTCGCGGAGATTTGA